From Trueperaceae bacterium, one genomic window encodes:
- a CDS encoding enoyl-CoA hydratase-related protein has protein sequence MSDRPEDQEATGEELVDDLPELRHVRYELDGPVAVVTVDRQEALNALNEDVLVELSLAFAAAEANVEVKGLVVTGAGRAFVAGADINGVSQLEDAFAAREFSLLGQDVCNTLAALPFPTVAAINGFALGGGLELALAADLRVAAPQARLGLPEVGLGIIPGYGGTQRLPRLIGVGRALDLILTGRHVTAEEALQLGLVNRVADDALAAAVELAKLAARNGPLAIGLAKEAVSRGLDVTLSQGLEIEADLFGMVATSEDMREGTSAFLEKRSPEFKGR, from the coding sequence ATGAGCGACAGGCCGGAGGACCAGGAGGCGACGGGAGAGGAGCTCGTGGACGACCTGCCCGAGCTGAGGCACGTCCGCTACGAGCTCGACGGGCCCGTCGCCGTCGTGACGGTGGACCGCCAGGAGGCGTTGAACGCGCTGAACGAGGACGTGCTCGTCGAGCTCTCGCTGGCGTTCGCCGCGGCCGAGGCGAACGTCGAGGTCAAGGGGCTCGTCGTCACCGGCGCCGGGCGCGCGTTCGTCGCCGGCGCCGACATCAACGGCGTGAGCCAGCTCGAGGACGCGTTCGCGGCGCGGGAGTTCTCGCTGCTCGGCCAGGACGTCTGCAACACGCTGGCGGCGCTGCCCTTCCCCACCGTCGCGGCCATCAACGGCTTCGCCCTCGGCGGCGGGCTCGAGCTGGCCCTGGCGGCCGACCTGCGCGTGGCCGCCCCGCAGGCCAGGCTCGGCCTGCCCGAGGTCGGCCTGGGCATCATCCCCGGCTACGGCGGCACCCAGCGCCTGCCGCGGCTCATCGGCGTGGGACGCGCCCTCGACCTCATCCTCACGGGCCGCCACGTGACCGCCGAGGAGGCGCTGCAGCTCGGCCTCGTGAACCGCGTCGCCGACGACGCGCTGGCGGCCGCCGTCGAGCTGGCGAAGCTCGCCGCGCGCAACGGTCCGCTCGCGATAGGCCTCGCCAAGGAGGCCGTGTCCCGCGGCCTCGACGTGACGCTGTCGCAGGGCCTCGAGATCGAGGCCGACCTGTTCGGGATGGTGGCCACCAGCGAGGACATGCGCGAGGGCACGAGCGCTTTCCTCGAGAAGCGCAGCCCCGAGTTCAAGGGTCGCTGA
- a CDS encoding alpha/beta hydrolase, translating to MPFRIKVSLIILAVLIAAVIVLPLVLPIAPPPGVRPLAEVAGPDAAYVNVAGVDLHVRRWEGEGDGPAFLLLHGFPYSTRTFDDLAPLLAARGDVVAVDLPGLGLTERPDPDELDLGLDPYAPSSQPRLVAGLIEALGLDRPVLVGHGYGARVALDTALASPELVGGLVTVGASPYVVQRRSFVTRLFMGTPQLRRLGPVFLRQLAAEPGLRILRAGWYDPTRITQERIDAFLEPFTVEGWDVALWRLSQAEPPESLEGRLGAVRAPALVVAGEEDGVVPVEQSERLADDLPDAELVVVPGCGHAVQEECPADLASAIADWLAE from the coding sequence ATGCCGTTCCGCATCAAGGTCTCGCTCATCATCCTGGCGGTCCTCATCGCCGCCGTCATCGTGCTGCCGCTGGTCCTGCCCATAGCGCCGCCGCCCGGCGTGCGTCCGCTGGCGGAGGTCGCGGGTCCGGACGCCGCGTACGTGAACGTGGCGGGCGTCGACCTGCACGTGCGCCGCTGGGAGGGTGAGGGCGACGGACCGGCGTTCCTCCTGCTCCACGGCTTCCCCTACAGCACGCGCACGTTCGACGACCTCGCCCCGCTGCTCGCCGCGCGGGGGGACGTCGTCGCCGTCGACCTCCCCGGCCTCGGGCTGACCGAGCGGCCCGACCCCGACGAACTGGACCTCGGCCTCGACCCCTACGCTCCGTCCTCGCAGCCGCGGCTCGTGGCCGGCCTGATAGAGGCCCTGGGCCTCGACCGGCCCGTGCTCGTCGGTCACGGCTACGGCGCGCGCGTCGCGCTCGACACGGCGCTGGCGAGCCCCGAGCTCGTCGGGGGCCTCGTGACCGTCGGCGCCTCGCCCTACGTCGTACAGCGACGGTCGTTCGTCACGCGGCTCTTCATGGGCACGCCGCAGCTCCGGCGGCTGGGGCCGGTGTTCCTGCGCCAGCTCGCCGCCGAGCCGGGCCTGCGCATCCTCCGCGCCGGCTGGTACGACCCCACGCGCATCACGCAGGAGCGCATCGACGCCTTCCTCGAGCCGTTCACGGTGGAGGGCTGGGACGTCGCTCTGTGGCGCCTGTCGCAGGCGGAGCCGCCGGAGAGCCTCGAGGGACGCCTCGGCGCGGTCCGGGCGCCGGCGCTCGTCGTCGCCGGCGAGGAGGACGGCGTCGTGCCGGTGGAGCAGTCGGAGCGGCTGGCCGACGACCTCCCGGACGCGGAGCTCGTCGTCGTGCCGGGCTGCGGCCACGCCGTCCAGGAGGAGTGCCCTGCCGATCTCGCCTCCGCCATCGCGGATTGGCTCGCAGAGTAG